The genomic region ATCATTATCAGATTTTTATGCCCAAATATAAAACTCTCCTATAGGTGTGAATAGCCTACAAATGTCACTCCCAATTCTCATGATTGCCTCACtgaatgaatttgttgtattttgtgcggaaaacttgtgcagtacctacaataAATGCATTGCACTTTGCCTCCACTGCTACAATCTGCAACATTAAATCATCACTTTTGCAATCTACTTGTTCTTCTTCAGGGTCATCCTCATTCGCTAGATTCAAGACTACATCCTCCTCACCCCGGGAGGCatcctcctcatcttggaaggGAAACAAACTAGTCTATTCTTCAAACAATGAATACAACacaccctcttcttcttcagccaaagtctcctcctttttccagccatcccaccaatgacatttggtttcaacctacacttggacatcactctctatCGAGTCTAGACTGCCAAAAAAAATTTTGATGACTGATTCGGCCTCATCATCTGAAACTCTAGTTTGTTTATtgataacataaaagcacccaactctaggatcaactatccaatcggatccgatctctgctcaagccaaccgtgactctgataccaattgttagttttaaaatgagcaaagaaaacacataataatgaacacaaaacagcagaaagaataatagacacaacaaagaactcaagacacaagattaacgtggttcaccattaAATGGCTACGTCCACAAAAAATacagggagaattcttattaaccaatatccaattacatagTACATCATATATGGGCTAcacacagccatttatataaacatatcaaatatgaaatgaagagtcttctcagaaagacaaacaaccatgtgactgttggacttcatatacccaacaaaacCAGATACACTCACTTTCACCTACTCCAAACAGAAGTTGTCATATAATCTAAAAATTGAAAGTCAAGTTTTACCAAATGATTACGATTTGCTACAGGTGCATTAACTTGAAGCTATGGCAATTACAGTGTGTGCAGCCCCATTGTTGTATATTATAATATGAAACACCAATATAATCATGGCATCTATGAGTAACTATTTATTGGGCAAATTTACTTTCCAAATTGTGCCACTAAACCCAAATTAAATTTCCTTCTCGTTATTCATAGCTGTCGATTTGCTTCTgcttttgttgtaatgatttttaGAAACAAAAACTTGCTAGAAATTTGTCTCAAATGATCAACGCGAACTGTTTGAACAGAATTATCATAGAGTTCTTCAGATAATTTAACAGTCTTGGTAAACAGAAAAATGTCTAATAAAACTAGTGTCTATTCATAATATCTTTGAAAgactaatcattaattaaaaagattattataaataaatattgattgcaAATTTTTGAATATTATATTAAAAATGCTGATTTATTTGTTTTTAAACTTGTAGTAATTAGTTTTGTTTTTTTCATATTCTTGATTATTAgatggtttaatttttttttttctttagaatTGTTTATAGATATTCAAATTTCTTGTTAATAATATGTAAAGGAGTGCATGTACACTTGATGGGCTCGAAAATCTTTAGAATATATCTCTACTTTACACATCTAAAATGTTGAACACCTCTAATGAATGGTGTTTATGTTGAGGGTGATCATAAGAAATAAATGAAAGATGCTAAGAcatcaaatttcaaaatatttaacattcataaatATGAACAAATCACAAGACTTGCTATTTATAACAACTTAGGAGAATATAAATAAAGAGAAAATAAGATTATTAAAAATATTCGACTTTATAAATTGTCTAGCAAGAAAGGTCATATACATCTCAAACCTTATAAGTAAAGTGCAATTGTGTAAGACTTCTATTTTTTCGCTCTATTTTTGGAGATTGGTCCAATTTACTTTTCTAACATTGAAGTGCCTTTCAAGGCCAAGAGTTACAGATCTTAACTACTTTCATTAGGTTGTACCCAAAATGGTTGGATTAAGGCTACAAACTATTCTATTCTTTTGCCCTTCAAAGGTATAGAATTTTATTTAGAATTAAAATTTCAATGAAAAAAACAAAGTAGACAATTTCCAAGCATTTGACATACGAATTGTTTTTGCTATAGGTGCATTAACTTGGAGCTATGGAAAGAGGAATTTGAGTATAGAATTATAGATTTTCAAGCAAGCTCAAAATTTTCACAAACATCTTCTATTGACTTTTTTATCAATCCCAATTTATCTATCCAAAaagattcaatttcttgcatagtaggcaatgttggcaatttggaggaattgattatgtgttgcattgatgtttgtcattgatgtcaacactagcttatttggttgtctactgGATTCCGGTAGAGTGGTTTGACTTTcatgatgatcaagagatttgtctctggtatatttcgattggtggaattggtttggttcggtcattcatgtggttcagatgcttgtcacattcagttggtttgggatatggtgatccgaaagctatcatatgttctactaagacttttggttaccagtaagggttctaccggcagagctttattgaagatcttttgatgaatttgataagtggtggtggtgcagcttctagaaggttttcaggatgctgatggttaacATGTGTGATGGTGTTATTTGATTTGGTtaatggcgacctattttaggtccagctttattctgctaggttatggaccggtttatgtaacgtttTGGTGGATTCTCCTAatgcattactggttggatttattgtttggttaatgttgttttattCTTAGGTCGACTTGGATTATCtttggtttgcaggtttatgtaatggatttattgtatcatcttttaggtggccgacctaattgtttaggtactGGGTTGGTAATCATAtggagaggatttggtcaatcataggtgatcgaattgagtttgtgtaagaggttttagacctctgacattgagcttaactaaaattgtagtcaggcataggagatgctattcttgcagttcattcttatttctagattgtagtctaggtTTCTTTTGTAATCAGTGAGagtcctttgtgatgagcagtgcactctaggctattgaccttcttgcatgtgcaggccccttattgtaatcacatacttactgcagaagtattatttgactgtgggtaggcttcctaccatggtttttctctttatcaggttttccacgtacaaatcttggtgttatgttttgtggatgcatggtattttttttatggtttatgtctgtgcttaattgatatatctattattctgatatttggtttatgcattctggtaaaaggtttgtgtgcttaaattttcataatctgttaacaactgattcaccaccccccccctcgcCCGCCCTCTTAGTTTTTCACCGGTTATCTTAACATGCAACATAATGTGGTTGATATTCAAAGACCAAGAATAGCCTTGCAAGATCCAATTATACTTGCAGTAGCCACACAATCAACTATCTTTGATTTTGTTTACTAAAATTCTTTGTTTAAAGAAATAGGATGAGGTGTAAAAGCATAGAAGAAAGATTCAAAGCTGGTTAAGAATGGAAACAATGTATACATTATTTATAAATAATGTTACTCTCATATATAACAATAATGTCATTTATCTAtctatatacattatatatttagACTTTCATTATATTTGGGAGTCCAATCTTGGTGTATTGTTTATCGTGTGTACTTCTTTAAAAAATCTATCCTCCTTGGTCCACTTCACCTTCAAATTCTTCATGTACCCAACTTACCATTTCTGCTCCATCTTCCTTGATATCCTTAACATGTATCCGTCTTCTTTGTGCTATTTCCATTGCATGTATTCTTTCATAACACAAATGAACACAAATtctaacttttatttaaaaaatattttattatatgcATATCATTTACTCTATTATATCTTttatatttgtaatatttatttaagttACATATTAACTATCAAACGTTACAAAAACTTATTAAAAACCCATCAAAATAAAAAAGCCATATATCATGAAGGAAGATAAAATAATAATGTGAATTTAATCCAACAACTTTAGAATTTAATTCAAGGGGACATATCATAGCCACTACTAGTGAGGTTAAGAATCCTAATAGAGGAAACTTCCTCAAGGATACCACACTATAGAAGGATACTCTAAGAAATAATGTAACTATCAAGCTTACCAAGGCTATAATAGATGATGAAAGGAAAAAGTGTACAACTACTTTCTTGTCATTGGAAAACCAAATCAATACAATGGAGGATATTGAAAGAGATGTGAGTAGGTTATATTAGTTATTTTTATAATGGTCATTGATAGTAGCTCTACTCAAGGCATAGGTGGATAATCTAGAGCTATAGATCATCCAAAAATCAAGTAGCTATGATGCATTAGAAGATCTAGATGAGAAGGATTGGGTAGACATAAATACCCTACATGGCCAATACCAACAATTAGAAGAGTAGAAGGATAAGACTTGGCACCAGTTTCATTGGCTATGGGAGGTTGTTAATTTATGGTTGGCTCATATCTTCAATGTACTTAGATACACAACAATTCTTCCAAACTCCTTAAATACCCACCACAGTTCTATAATTAGAGTAACAATTGTTGTAGCCCCACATCCACATCTACTAGCTACAGTTGGCCATAAATTAGTGTGAAAATAATTTTGATAGCCTCCAAGACATATACAAGGACAtacttataacatgaaaaaattGACTTGAGGACAAGTCAATGTTTTAAAGGGGAGATGATATTGGCAAAGAAGGTACCATAGATAGACATCTAGAGATTAACACTGCATCTTGCTGAATCAAAGCCATAGAGCATAAGGTGTTGTATGTGTTCTTACTCTTCTATTTAAGTTAAGATATCTTCTGTCTGGAATTAGTTCTATGTTCACCTTAAATGGACCAAATTTGGGATAAAGACTACAACATCAAAAGCTCTTTGACGTTCAAAACTCAAGTATTTATCCCTATATTTTTTGTTAATAGGCTTCCTCAAAGTTGAGGGATTATGTGGAGGTTTGTAGAAAGGGGGAAGGTATTAGAGGTGGGTCATAGGGTCCTTGCTAGAAGGTAAATGAGATCACATCTATGTGGACAATTCATCCTCCTTTCATCTTACCATTGCCAAGcaatgaaaataaaaattgagtTGAGCCCACAAGGTGGTCCTGTATCTTTTGGTTTAGATTCAATAGTTAAAGAAGGGAGAGTAGTTAGGAAAGAAATTTACATCGATGATTTAAAGGGCAATGATGTTTTTAGAGTTTAGAACTCTTTGAAGCGCTTCAATTTTTATGCCACTTGcttatctcatttttttttgccacaATTCATTCAATTCCTGTAATATGATTGTCTTTGTGCtactaattttaaatatataattatttttaatctttACACTAGTATTTCATATAATAACTATTTGATTATTTGTTCAATCTTAATActaaatatattctcatcaatattaaaaattcaaaactttTTAAAACTAGCCTTTTTTAAAAATTTGTATACTTATTCTTTACATATAAAAATTTTAATTCTCATATATCTTTAAAAACTTACGTATTAATTATCCTCTTAATTCTTCCCAAAAACTCTTTTAACACCTTATCCCTTGGGGATCATCGAATTCGCAAAGAGATTAGTCCGTAGTGGTCATCCTTTGTTAAAAATATAGAGTTACCTTTATATTAAATTTTAGTTCAAATTCGAACAATTTGTGTGGATTTTATAGTATTTAAGAATGCGCTAAAGGCGGGTATAAATACATCCGACTTCCGATTCAATCGATGGTTTTAGCCTTGACGCCTTCTCAAAACTTGTACTAAGAAGAAAACGGCAAATGCTGCATCTGTTATTGTTGTTTTTCATTAATATCTGTGAAACGCCaatgttatatttatttattaaacacCAGAATTTAATAAATACATAGGTTGTTCCATTGCATTTTGATAGAGTCAAAATATTACTAACCTCTTAATGGCAGCCACAGGCATCTCTCATCTTGTGTTTCCCTTCATTTTTCTCCTCAGCCTCTGCACCTCTGCTTCTCAACACTTGAATGTAAAGGTAATATCTTTACCCTTCTCCTTCTACCAACTCTATGTTATATAGTAAATAACTTCATCTCCCTCTGTTTGAATTATTAATGACTAACATTTTATTCTCTGCCAAATCAGCTTTACATTGTGTACATGGGTGATGTTCCATCCCCAGATTATTCCCAAACAGCGGCGACTGCATCCCACGTTTTATTGCTTCATCCTGTACCTGGAAGGTTTTTATATAATTCCTCCTTCTGTATGTCCACTCTGTCCTTCTAAAGAAGAGctatttttctaatttaaatattttcaatataCTTGTTAAGCCATGAGGTAGCACATGAATCTTTGGTTCATAGTTATTGGAAGAGCTTTAATGGATTCGCGGCTTGGCTTTCTTCATCTCATGTCCAACATCTCGCAAGTAAGATTGCGCCGTATTTACCCAAACTAATTGTAGGAATTATTAGAATGCTGTCGACATACCATAATGGTGGACAACAAATTTTTTGAATTGATAAATTCCTTTATGCAAGCTGTATATTTGCACTCCTTGCTCTATGTAGGAGACATGTTTCAATATTGACCAATGTCGTGCTTGTTTAAGAATTATAGGCACAGAGGGTGTAGTTTCGGTGTTTAAAAGCAAAAAGGCTCAACTCTTGACAAGTAGATCATGGGATTTTGTGGGACTTCCTCTGTCTCAGCAAACCAATTATTTGGAATATCAAAGTGACGTAATTGTTGGCGTTCTAGATTCAGGTAAAAGTAAAACAATAGAAGCCTCATTGGTACCACAGAAGAGACAGTATAATGGTTTTGCATATTTCCCATATTAATTCTGAAAAAATTTCTGACCCAATTTGCGTGTAGCGGTATGGCCGGAATCAGAAAGTTTCGATGACGCGGGATTGGGTCCCATTCCCTCAAAATGGAGGGGACTGTGCGAGACAACACCCGACTTTAAAGCCTGCAATAAGTAAACACTCATTCGTTCTACTTTTAGAACTAAATCCATTTCCCATTCAGAAACACTAgtgcagaaattttttttttttaattttttgccatGCTGACAATTGAGTTTTAACTGTTTCCCAGGAAACTAATAGGTGCACGCTTTTATTATAGAGGCTTTACATCTCCACTACCTGCCGGCGAGTTCCTCTCTCCAAGAGATTCAGATGGCCATGGAACACACACCGCCTCCACAGTTGCTGGAAGCATTGTCAGAAATGCCAGCCTCTTTGGACTAGCCCAAGGAAATGTACGTGGAGGAGTACCAAGTGCAAGGATTGCTATGTACAAGGCTTGTTGGTCACTTTCTTGCAGCGATGTAGATCTCCTTGCAGCGTTTGATGATGCAATCTATGATGGTGTGGATGTCATTTCTGTTTCAATTGGTTATTCAACTGGAGGCTTCCTTCCCCCACCTGACTACTTCGAAGATAGCATTGCAATAGGAGCATTCCATGCTATGAAGAGAGGAATCTTAACATCAAATTCTGCTTGTAACGATGCCCTTGAGGGATCTGTTTGCAACTTTTCCCCCTGGTCTCTGACAGTGGCTGCAAGCACCATTGATCGCCAGTTCAAATCAGAACTTACTTTGGGAAATCAGATGTCTTTCGAGGTAAATTGAGCATATCATTGTTTCCACTGATATTAAGTGGTCAAAGTTCTAATGTGTTGAGTTTATGGTGACGTAGGGGCATGCTATAAACACATTCATAATGGAGCAGCCTTGGTATCctttagtatatggaggagatgctGCTAATGTTTCTGGTGGTTTTTCTTCAGAGGACTCCAGGTGAAATGCGTAACAAAATCACATGATATTGATTAAGAATTACTTCAATTATATTTGTTCATTTTGTTGAACTCAAAGCTCTCCATTTGTTAATTGTGAATTTGATCAGTGGTTGCGGGTTATATTCTCTGGACCCCAGTATAGTCGAAGGAAAAATAGTCGTTTGCTACTTATCAAGCCCCGGTGATCTGCCAGATGGTGGAGTGTATGTCTCTGGAGGGGCAGGTGCCATAATAATGTACGATCCAATGAATGATACTGCTTTCTCGTTCATGGTCCCTGCCACAGTTATTTCACGCAAGCAGGGAGAGGTTGTCAGATCTTACATCAATTCTACAAGGTAAATGGGTTGACCAATGAAATGAATTACTTTTCTCTCCATTAAAGATGTATTTGATTGAGTAGAAAGTCGCCTAGGATATCTAGGAAAGTTTcaaaattttagaatttttatatTGTGAAATGGGGATTGCTATATTAAACTAAGTTTAGAAAGATTTTTCAGGATTGGATAGGGTGGTAAATGATCatctaaatataattatttttttacaaTTATTTTAGTATGAATTAGTAAGCTGCCTTTAAAATATAAGTGTAATATTGATTATATGTTTTATAACTCTACATCTCACTACTAACATTACTTGCAGTTTAGGATGATGATGGTTGCAGATGGGCCCTTTAAGATTAGAGTTGTTGTTCTAGTGTATGGGAGTACTCAGCCGTATGGTCATCCCAGTTATTAAGAATTACATCCCCTATTCAAGATTACTGAAAAATTGTACAAGTACTGACATTTAGAATGATTATATCTATGGtacaaataaaaatcaaaactgaaatcaaaacCTCTAACATGGGTAGTTGAATAAAAAAATGAAAACTCTGAATAAAACCATGCTTTAAGAAACGTTTTATGCTTTAACTCTTGTACATTTTAATAGGTCTCCTATTGCAAGTATAGCAAAAAGTGTGGCTGGGAATGATTCACCTGCACCTATAACAGCTTCATTCTCATCTAAAGGTCCTAGCAAAATCACGCCAGATCTTCTAAAGGTATGAAAACTCAAATATCTGATTGGAATTTGAAAATTCGTTTACAAGGGACTTGAATTGCTCATAGTTAACTATTAAACAAATCCATTCATATTATAATTCCTTGACAGCCTGATATCACCGCACCTGGTGTAGATATTCTAGCGGCTTGGTCAAAAGTTGCACCAATGAGCATAGATCCTTTGGACAAAAGAGTAGTGGATTTCAGTATCATCTCCGGAACATCCATGTCATGTCCTCATGCCACAGGAGCAGCTGCCTATGTCAAGTCATTTCATCCTGACTGGTCTCCTGCTGCTATTAAATCCGCTCTCATGACCACAGGTGGATATCGATTCAAATACCCaaaaattgtattaaattcatttatctTTACTTAACTCTTGACACAA from Cryptomeria japonica chromosome 3, Sugi_1.0, whole genome shotgun sequence harbors:
- the LOC131874418 gene encoding cucumisin-like, whose amino-acid sequence is MAATGISHLVFPFIFLLSLCTSASQHLNVKLYIVYMGDVPSPDYSQTAATASHVLLLHPVPGSHEVAHESLVHSYWKSFNGFAAWLSSSHVQHLASTEGVVSVFKSKKAQLLTSRSWDFVGLPLSQQTNYLEYQSDVIVGVLDSAVWPESESFDDAGLGPIPSKWRGLCETTPDFKACNKKLIGARFYYRGFTSPLPAGEFLSPRDSDGHGTHTASTVAGSIVRNASLFGLAQGNVRGGVPSARIAMYKACWSLSCSDVDLLAAFDDAIYDGVDVISVSIGYSTGGFLPPPDYFEDSIAIGAFHAMKRGILTSNSACNDALEGSVCNFSPWSLTVAASTIDRQFKSELTLGNQMSFEGHAINTFIMEQPWYPLVYGGDAANVSGGFSSEDSSGCGLYSLDPSIVEGKIVVCYLSSPGDLPDGGVYVSGGAGAIIMYDPMNDTAFSFMVPATVISRKQGEVVRSYINSTRSPIASIAKSVAGNDSPAPITASFSSKGPSKITPDLLKPDITAPGVDILAAWSKVAPMSIDPLDKRVVDFSIISGTSMSCPHATGAAAYVKSFHPDWSPAAIKSALMTTALDATLDGNEAAELGYGAGQINPLKAINPGLVYDTDANSYINMLCSQGYNETSLRLLTGEFISCSSKLSKQGVWELNYPSIMVISNASEPFLAQFPRTVTNVGPAKSTYEVKIDAPFGMNVTVEPDTLTFTSSNQKMSYNVKIESQVIPDNYALLSGALTWSFGNYSVRSPILVYYDVKQ